One Acidobacteriota bacterium DNA window includes the following coding sequences:
- a CDS encoding phosphatase PAP2 family protein → MLRPANVMLLLVVCPVLCWARDPACVRDLLPGTRQEVYHAVTPIEAESDVIAAQLPVRFFNAYSNPYSSASSIGTPGTAGAGDKKPAGSKRAEPELNVPANRLGTEKNFFRNLVYDQEQIWTSPFRLKGKDARWLVPFGAITGALIASDARAMQLEQSPATAVSRSNTVANGGLAAFGGLAGGLYLWGRLQRNPHARETGILTAQAMLDGVPVVGFLKVVTSRERPDVGNGRGDFLATGKVLNGSFPSEHAVLAWSAASVIAHEYPGWLTQVLAYGGATAVSIARVSGRQHFPSDVVVGSALGWMIGRQVYRAHHDPDLGGANIGVFTRSAERAPAPIASTYVPLDSWIYPVLLRLAAMGFIDSQTAGMQPWTRLECYRQYMEARSRLSGLDEEPEEAAALIKELGREFTDEQGFAESTRERELVLDSVYFRYTRISGTPLTNSYHFGQTVINDFGRPFSQGNNVVTGFSARAVNGRFSYYMRGEYQHTPSLPPLSLAAREFIASVDGLPLQPARTIEERDRFRVVEAYAGLTLGNFDLTFGKQSLWWGPARGSAMIFSDNAEPLYMFRVTNPHPFRLPGPLALLGDIRGEFFIGKLQGHSFVPRPFIHGQKITIKPTANLEIGFSRTVTFAGAGQSPFTFGTLGTSFFSVGDQIVNPNQPGSDPGDRHGQMDFSYRVPKLRDWLTIYSDSYVDDDPSPLAAPRRAAFNPGFYLSHLPGLPKVDLRAESVYTDVPALNGGGHFIYFNTVYRNGYTSNGNLLGSWIGRQAKGFQVGTTYWHTPRNTFQMGWRNSKISTGFVPGGGTQNDIFGKANILLRGKVSLTAFLQSESWKIPLLAAGTQHNWTGYVQVEVFPRLHLGKRAKEAEPQPLP, encoded by the coding sequence ATGCTGCGTCCTGCTAACGTCATGTTGCTGCTGGTGGTTTGCCCTGTGCTGTGCTGGGCGCGTGATCCCGCCTGTGTGCGCGATCTGCTGCCTGGCACCCGGCAAGAGGTCTACCATGCGGTGACGCCGATCGAAGCTGAGTCCGACGTCATCGCGGCCCAGTTGCCGGTGCGCTTCTTTAATGCGTACTCAAACCCGTACTCGAGTGCGTCCTCGATCGGAACGCCGGGGACCGCGGGTGCTGGCGACAAGAAGCCGGCCGGAAGCAAGAGGGCGGAGCCCGAGCTCAATGTCCCTGCGAACCGACTCGGCACGGAGAAGAATTTCTTCCGCAATCTCGTCTATGACCAAGAGCAGATCTGGACGAGCCCGTTCCGCCTTAAGGGAAAGGATGCGCGCTGGCTGGTCCCATTCGGGGCGATCACCGGCGCGCTGATTGCCAGCGACGCGCGTGCCATGCAATTGGAGCAGTCGCCCGCTACCGCCGTGAGTCGCAGCAATACGGTCGCCAATGGGGGGCTCGCCGCGTTTGGAGGGTTGGCCGGCGGACTCTACCTTTGGGGTCGGCTGCAAAGGAACCCTCATGCCAGGGAAACGGGGATCCTGACCGCGCAAGCGATGCTCGATGGCGTGCCCGTGGTCGGGTTCTTGAAGGTGGTGACCAGCCGGGAGCGTCCTGACGTCGGGAATGGACGAGGCGATTTCTTGGCAACGGGGAAAGTGTTGAATGGCTCCTTTCCGTCTGAACACGCAGTGCTGGCATGGTCGGCAGCCTCGGTGATCGCGCACGAGTACCCCGGCTGGCTTACGCAAGTCCTGGCATATGGCGGCGCGACCGCAGTCAGCATCGCGCGTGTGAGCGGGCGCCAACACTTTCCCTCGGATGTCGTTGTCGGCAGCGCGCTCGGCTGGATGATCGGACGGCAGGTATATCGGGCGCACCATGATCCGGATCTGGGCGGCGCCAACATCGGAGTGTTTACCCGCTCGGCGGAGCGGGCGCCGGCTCCGATCGCATCGACTTACGTACCGCTCGACAGCTGGATCTATCCCGTGCTGTTGCGGCTGGCGGCGATGGGCTTCATCGATTCGCAGACTGCGGGTATGCAGCCCTGGACCCGTTTGGAGTGCTACCGCCAGTATATGGAGGCGCGCTCGCGGCTCTCCGGCCTCGACGAGGAGCCGGAGGAGGCGGCTGCCCTGATCAAGGAATTAGGACGGGAGTTCACCGACGAGCAAGGCTTCGCCGAGAGTACGCGCGAGCGCGAATTGGTGCTCGACTCGGTGTACTTCCGCTACACGCGCATCTCCGGAACGCCGCTGACCAATAGCTACCATTTCGGCCAGACGGTGATCAACGATTTCGGGCGGCCCTTCAGCCAAGGCAACAACGTGGTCACAGGTTTCAGCGCGCGGGCGGTGAACGGGCGCTTCTCGTATTACATGCGCGGGGAGTATCAGCACACGCCGTCACTGCCGCCACTGTCGCTCGCGGCACGGGAGTTCATCGCTAGCGTGGATGGGCTGCCGCTGCAACCGGCGCGAACCATCGAGGAGCGCGACCGCTTCCGAGTGGTGGAAGCGTATGCCGGGCTGACGCTGGGGAACTTTGATCTTACCTTCGGGAAGCAGAGCCTGTGGTGGGGGCCGGCGCGCGGTAGCGCGATGATTTTCAGCGACAACGCGGAACCGCTCTACATGTTCCGCGTCACCAACCCGCACCCATTCCGCCTGCCCGGCCCGCTCGCATTGCTGGGAGACATCCGCGGTGAGTTCTTCATTGGAAAGCTGCAAGGGCATTCGTTCGTGCCGCGTCCCTTCATCCACGGGCAGAAGATCACCATCAAGCCAACGGCGAACCTGGAGATCGGCTTCTCGCGAACGGTAACGTTTGCGGGAGCGGGGCAGTCGCCGTTCACGTTTGGCACGTTGGGGACTAGTTTTTTCAGCGTCGGGGACCAGATCGTGAACCCGAACCAGCCGGGCAGTGACCCGGGAGACCGCCACGGACAGATGGACTTCAGCTATCGTGTCCCCAAGTTGCGGGACTGGCTCACCATCTACAGCGACTCCTACGTGGACGATGATCCCTCGCCGCTGGCCGCACCGCGCAGAGCCGCGTTTAATCCTGGCTTCTACCTCTCCCACTTGCCGGGTCTGCCGAAGGTCGATCTGCGAGCCGAGTCGGTGTATACGGACGTGCCCGCATTGAATGGGGGCGGCCATTTCATCTACTTCAACACTGTCTATCGCAATGGGTATACGAGCAACGGCAACCTGCTTGGCAGCTGGATCGGACGGCAGGCGAAAGGCTTCCAGGTCGGGACGACCTATTGGCACACGCCCCGCAACACGTTCCAGATGGGTTGGCGGAATTCGAAGATCAGCACCGGCTTCGTGCCCGGAGGGGGAACGCAAAATGACATCTTCGGGAAGGCGAACATCCTGCTGCGTGGCAAAGTGAGCTTGACGGCGTTCTTGCAGTCGGAATCGTGGAAGATCCCCCTGCTAGCGGCCGGCACCCAGCACAACTGGACCGGGTACGTGCAGGTCGAAGTCTTCCCCAGATTGCATCTCGGGAAACGCGCAAAGGAAGCGGAACCGCAGCCCTTGCCGTGA